In Streptomyces sp. NBC_01381, a genomic segment contains:
- the folE gene encoding GTP cyclohydrolase I FolE has translation MTDPVTLDGEGSISEFDEKRAENAVRELLIAVGEDPDREGLRETPGRVARAYREIFAGLWQKPEDVLTTTFDLGHDEMVLVKDIEVMSSCEHHLVPFVGVAHVGYIPSTDGKITGLSKLARLVDVYARRPQVQERLTTQIADSLMQILEPRGVIVVVECEHMCMTMRGVRKPGAKTITSAVRGQLRDPATRNEAMSLIMAR, from the coding sequence ATGACCGACCCTGTGACCCTGGACGGCGAGGGCTCGATCAGCGAGTTCGACGAGAAGCGGGCCGAGAACGCCGTGCGCGAGCTGCTGATCGCGGTCGGGGAGGACCCGGACCGCGAGGGTCTGCGCGAGACTCCCGGTCGCGTGGCACGCGCGTACAGGGAGATATTCGCGGGCCTGTGGCAGAAGCCCGAGGACGTCCTGACGACGACGTTCGACCTCGGTCATGACGAGATGGTCCTGGTGAAGGACATCGAGGTCATGAGCAGCTGTGAGCACCATCTGGTGCCGTTCGTCGGTGTCGCCCACGTCGGCTACATCCCGTCGACCGACGGCAAGATCACCGGTCTGTCGAAGCTCGCCCGCCTCGTGGACGTGTACGCCCGCCGCCCGCAGGTCCAGGAGCGTCTGACGACGCAGATCGCGGACTCCCTGATGCAGATCCTGGAGCCGCGCGGCGTCATCGTGGTCGTCGAGTGCGAGCACATGTGCATGACGATGCGCGGTGTGCGGAAGCCGGGCGCCAAGACGATCACGTCGGCCGTGCGCGGTCAGCTGCGTGACCCCGCGACGCGCAACGAGGCGATGAGCCTGATCATGGCGCGATAG
- a CDS encoding DUF3180 domain-containing protein, translating into MKQLRIRTLAGLFVVAGVLSWAGARLWDSLGTLPRVPLAAPIVLAVIAVVLLSTALSLRSRLRAQRERRPGAKGVEPLMAARAVVFGQASALVAALVAGMYGGTGVFLLEYLDIPARRDQAIYAGLSVVAGIAVIAAAFFMERVCKLPEDTDENGQNGGAAPAA; encoded by the coding sequence GTGAAGCAGCTGCGCATCAGGACACTGGCCGGCCTCTTCGTGGTGGCCGGAGTGCTGTCCTGGGCCGGCGCCCGGCTCTGGGACTCCCTCGGCACGCTGCCGAGGGTCCCGCTCGCCGCGCCCATCGTGCTCGCGGTGATCGCCGTGGTCCTGCTGTCCACGGCCCTCTCCCTGCGCTCCCGGCTGCGCGCCCAGCGCGAGCGGCGCCCCGGCGCGAAGGGCGTCGAACCGCTGATGGCCGCCCGCGCGGTCGTCTTCGGCCAGGCGAGCGCCCTGGTGGCCGCCCTCGTCGCCGGCATGTACGGCGGCACGGGCGTCTTCCTCCTGGAGTACCTGGACATCCCGGCCCGCCGCGACCAGGCGATCTACGCCGGCCTCTCGGTCGTGGCGGGCATCGCGGTGATAGCCGCCGCCTTCTTCATGGAGCGGGTCTGCAAGCTCCCTGAGGACACCGACGAGAACGGCCAGAACGGCGGGGCGGCCCCCGCGGCCTGA